The Aspergillus flavus chromosome 6, complete sequence nucleotide sequence AAACTCTATATGGTCTGTCACCTGAACATTCTGGCGTCAATGATTGGGACTGTCGACTTCTTCATCCGTGGAACCCGAAGATCTGGGGTTGTCTGGGGTTCGCATCACTCGCTTGTGGTTACCAGACGCACCGTTTTTGAACCTCAGACTTGCTCGCACAATGGAATTCAGAGTAAATACGCGATGTACGACACTATACAGGATTTTACTATGGGTGATGACCTCATCGGGGGTATATGAACCGTTCCGGCTTTTCAACATATAAAATGTCCGTTGTATCGTCCGCTTACATTCTCCTATACTGATACTCCATTTGTGGATTCAATTGACCcattatttttaatatatttttacaAACTAGACAATGGGGCTTCCTAAGCTGAAATTACCTCGCGCAAATGCAGATCGAGCTTACAAAGATGAGCCGGACCCAAGACCATCGGATGCCGTCCTCCGCCAAAGCGCGAACGGAGATGATGGTCTGGTAGACACAAAAATCCCTTTTCTGACATTTCGGTCATTTAGCATGTGTGTAGTCATCTCAATGGGtgggtttcttttcggtTATGATACCGGTCAAATCTCCGGATTTCTagagatggaggatttcCTCCAGCGATACGGTGAGCAAAGGGCAGATGGTACTTATTATTTCTCGAACGTTCGGTCGGGCCTGATTGTTGCTCTGGTACGTATAGTTCCTGACTCGTTTTATATCAGCTACCCTGCTAAGTTGACGATAGCTGTCAATTGGCACCTTAATGGGCGCATTGGTGGCCGCGCCGATTGCGGATCGGGTTGGTCGCAAATGGTGTGTCAGCGGGTGGTGTGTGATTCTCTGCGCCGGGATCACGGTCCAGATCTCTTCTCCGACAGGCAAGTGGTATCAAGTTGCGTTGGGTCGATGGGTTGCTGGTCTTGGTGTGGGAGCCTTATCCCTCCTGGTCCCCATGTATCAAGCCGAGACTGGCCCCAGACATATTCGAGGATCCTTAGTCAGGTAGGCATAATCCGCGAACGTATGACTCGTATTCGTTTCTGACACAGCAGCAGTACGTACCAGTTGTTTATCACTCTGGGCATCTTCGTTGCCAACTGTATCAACTTCGGTACCGAGAAGAAAACCAGCACGGCCTCCTGGCGAATTCCAATGGGAGTAACGTATATCTGGGCTATCATTCTTGGGTTCGGTATATCGATGTTTCCAGAAAGTCCGCGTCATGACTATCGAAAGGGCAAGGTGGACAAGGCTATTTCGACGCTGGCAAAGATGTATGGTGTACCCAAGAACCATCGCGCGCTGGCGATTGAGTTCGACGAGATCAAGCAAAAgtatgaagaagaggtggcACGCGGTCAAGTCTCATGGATCCAGCTATTCAAGGCCCCACGAATGGCGTACCGCGTTGCTGTCGGGGTAGCCCTGCAAGCCTTGCAGCAGTTGACAGGTGCGAACTACTTCTTCTACTACGGCACGACCATCTTCCAGGGCGC carries:
- a CDS encoding MFS monosaccharide transporter, which translates into the protein MGLPKLKLPRANADRAYKDEPDPRPSDAVLRQSANGDDGLVDTKIPFLTFRSFSMCVVISMGGFLFGYDTGQISGFLEMEDFLQRYGEQRADGTYYFSNVRSGLIVALLSIGTLMGALVAAPIADRVGRKWCVSGWCVILCAGITVQISSPTGKWYQVALGRWVAGLGVGALSLLVPMYQAETGPRHIRGSLVSTYQLFITLGIFVANCINFGTEKKTSTASWRIPMGVTYIWAIILGFGISMFPESPRHDYRKGKVDKAISTLAKMYGVPKNHRALAIEFDEIKQKYEEEVARGQVSWIQLFKAPRMAYRVAVGVALQALQQLTGANYFFYYGTTIFQGAGIENSYVTQMILGAVNFGSTFLGLYLIENYGRRRSLIAGALWMFCCFIVFASVGHFSLNRDDPPSTKTAGVVMVVFACLFILAFASTWGPMVWTIIAELYPSEYRARAMSLATASNWLWNFLLAFFTPFITSAIDFRYGYVFAGCLFLAAGLVYFAVMEGKGRTLEEIDTMYVWKVKPWHSSKYVFPETEPSIMEKRRASHASNLSTNPTTIDDNHETTVRECIYNECNDKRRKISAEATEQNLKFYRSALENLLRAIQIGSQSDVDHIINDIRKGAPLSEISRTAADCLNSMVATTTTATTTAAPDSAKQDNVENPG